GTTAGTCTAGCCATAATATAATTGTTGAGTTAATTTGTTTTTCCAAACTTCTTAAATTAAGCTCTTAATGGCTTGAGTATAAGACAAGAATCATCAAATTGAATCAAATTATTTATTAATCGATCTTATTTATAATCTTCTCTACAAATAGCTCAAAAAATCTTTAACAAAGAGGTATGTCTTAAGATATAGAAGCTCCTAAATAACGGCAATTCAATATAAAATAAGGGAATTTTGTATATAAGAATTTTTTTCTCTCTAGGGTTATATTTCCTTTTAAGGTTGGTAGCAAGATTTTTAAAATATGCATCTACCATAAGTAATTATTTTATTAACTTATGAAAAGCTTTTCTTTAAATAAAAATGAGTCTTCAGTTATTGGTAGTAGCGGATGGAATGCTTTGCTAGCGGCTAGCATGAAAAGCGATCGCTCTCTTACTACAGGCGATCGCTCTAAATCTTCAACACTAATTCTTTACTCGTCCGTTAGTTGGCTCCTCGATAATTGCAGTTGAGGCGGGTTGAACATCGGGAACCTCTACAACTGGAGGAACTTGTGCAGTAGGTTTTTTACCTCGCTTGCGATTAGAGCCACCTGCTTTTGAATACTCGATGCTGTTTCTACCGTAGACAGTTACAATTCCAGTAAGCATCCGTTCTGACATTTGCGAGAGTTGTCTGTCCATCTGGGTTATTGCCTTACGGGATTCCTCAAGATTAGACAACAGCGTATTATGGGCTTCCAGCATAACGCGGGTATGATTAATTAAGCGAGAGTAAGCTTCAACAGTTAATCCATGCCCTAAATCCAAATTCTCATCAATGGATTTCAGCAAGGCGAGACGACGTTGAGCTTTGTCTACAGCATTAGACCCACGAGTTTTGAGAGACATGGAAGATCCTCCTTGAATTATTCTTTTTTAAAGATAATGGGATGTTCTTGTGCTTGAGATGAGTAGTTTCGTGGATTTAATCGACAATAAAAAGCAGAAAATAAAGAATAAACTGTATTTTTACTAATTTATCTGTTCTTTTCCGTGATTTTGAGGTTAACAAAATCGGCAATTGAGTACTCCGAAATGGCAATTGAGTACTCCGAAATAGCAATTGATCGCTCCGAAATAGCAATTGAGTACTCCGAAATAGCAATTGATCGCTCCGAAATAGCAATTGAGTACTCGGAAATGAAAATGGAGTACTCCGAAATCGCAATTGGGTACTCCGAAATAGCAATTGAGTACTCGGACATGAAAATGGAGTACCCCGAAATCGCAATTGAGTACTCCAGAATGGCAATTGATGCGCGATCGCTACTATCAGAGCCATAGAAAGCTAGGGTTTTGATATCTGAATATCATGTCCGTCGCAAGTGGAATAACGCAATCGCAAAAGTTTTAGGATTGCTACTCTGCGATCGCAATTGACTTGTCTTTAAACGGACATGATAAGAGTCAACAGTTTTTGCGTTTACCGAAGGTGTTGGCAAAGCCATCGCTTTTCGCTTGGCTTCAATAGATATTACGTATTGTTTTGTGTGATATGTAACTAAATTCTGGGTAACTTTTCCCTACAATTCTTTACACCCATTTAGTAAATGATGTATTAAATTATAGCCGAGCATCTACAGGACGATACTTAATCGTAGAGCCTGCTAGTTCTCTGTTTTGTTTTTAGCCCTAACAAAGAATACTTGGATTTAATTACTGAGATGATGTGGAGTGCCAACTATGTCAACTGATACGATTACTCAACCGGAATTACGGGATGAAAAAACTGAGCAACATCATAATCCTCAGCAAATTCTAAGTGTTGAAGACTTAAGCATTTTAAATCAGCGCTCTAACTCGAAAGGGTTGGTTCAACTAGCAGGACATTTAGCAATCGTTGGCTGTAGTGGCTATGTTTGGGCGACTAACTTTGGTAATTGGTTGATAGCAATCCCTGCATTAATCATCTATGGCTTCAGTTTGGCTACGATGTTTGCACCTATGCACGAAGCCGGACATAGAACTGCTTTTGCCAACAATCGCTTGAATGATGTTGTTGCTTGGTTTGCAGGTTTACTCTCGTTTTACAACAGCACATTTTATCGCCGTTATCACAAATGGCACCACCGTTATACTCGCGTTCCCGATAAAGATCCAGAACTGACGGATCTCACACCTCGCAACCTGGGTGAGTACTTCTTAGTACTTAGCGGTTTACCTTGGTGGGTAGATAAAATCCAAGGACATTATCGCGCTGCACTGGGACAACTGGATAATTGCCCATTTATCCCAGATACAGCACGAGATGAGGTGATTCGTTCTACTAGATTACAATTAGCAGTTTATGCAGGTGCGATCGCGCTTTCAATTGCAGTAGGTCAGCCTTGGTTTTTACTTTATTGGCTGCTACCGATGATTGTTGGTCAACCACTTCTGCGTTTTATTTTACTGGGCGAACATACAGGTTGCACGCTTGACGCTAACCTGCTAACAAATACGCGCATCACGCTAACACTCTGGCCTGTGCGATTTTTGATGTGGAATATGCCACTTCATGCAGTGCATCATTTATATCCATCAATTCCATTCCATGCAATGCCGCAAGCATACCCAATATTGAGTTCCCACTTTACTCATGTTGATTCCGGTTATCTCAAAGTCAACCAATATATTATTGATAACTTAGGAACGTTACCTTGCTAAATCGTTTTTTATAACTTTTTTGGTAGTCCTGAAGCAAGATGAAGTTTCTGGATGTTGCAGCAAACTTAGAAATAAGTAAGCGTAAAACATCACAATCATGACTACTGAAAAAACAAATCCCCAAAATATTGCGTTCGCTAATTCTAAGCAAGGCGAAAGCAAAAAAGAACTCAATCAAAAGACTTCTGTTGAATTTTCTGTTAGCGTTGTCTTAGGAGTTTTATTAATTATCGTTTTGGCAGCAACTGCTTATTTCGGACTAGTTCGCTAATTTGCTACTAGCAATCAAGTCTATTCTGGCGTACTCTATGCATAGATCCCCGAATTCTTGATGAAGTTGGGGATCTAAACAAATTAATTGCTATATTGTGTCAAAATTAGGACGATTAGAGGCATGACAAAACCTCTTGGTTGCCTAAATCTACAGAACTTTGAGCTACAGTGTGGTGCGGTGCTACCGCAAGCACAATTGATTTATCAAACTTACGGCGAATTAGCGAGCGATCGCAGTAATGTCATTCTCTACCCCACTTCTTACGGCGCGCAACATTACGATATTGAGTGGCTAATTCATCCTGATGGCATTCTCGATCCCAGCCGTTGGTTCATTATTATTCCCAATATGTTCGGGAATGGACTGTCAACTTCGCCTAGCAACTGTCAAGATTGTGGTTTAAGCGAACAAGGCTTTTGGTTTACTCATGTAGATAATGTTCGCGCTCAAGAACAACTATTGCGGGAAGTATTTAAAGTTGAAAGTTTAGCGCTGATTTACGGTTGGTCAATGGGCGCACAACAAGCTTATCATTGGGGCGCATTATTTGGCGATCGCGTTACCCGGATTGCTGCATTATGCGGTA
The genomic region above belongs to Calothrix sp. NIES-2098 and contains:
- a CDS encoding fatty acid desaturase gives rise to the protein MSTDTITQPELRDEKTEQHHNPQQILSVEDLSILNQRSNSKGLVQLAGHLAIVGCSGYVWATNFGNWLIAIPALIIYGFSLATMFAPMHEAGHRTAFANNRLNDVVAWFAGLLSFYNSTFYRRYHKWHHRYTRVPDKDPELTDLTPRNLGEYFLVLSGLPWWVDKIQGHYRAALGQLDNCPFIPDTARDEVIRSTRLQLAVYAGAIALSIAVGQPWFLLYWLLPMIVGQPLLRFILLGEHTGCTLDANLLTNTRITLTLWPVRFLMWNMPLHAVHHLYPSIPFHAMPQAYPILSSHFTHVDSGYLKVNQYIIDNLGTLPC